TGATCAAGGCACCGGAAGTCGAAGCGATCCTCGTGACCTCCTGGGGCCCGAGCCACGAAGAGTTCGTGCTGGCGGCGATTGCCATCGGCAAACCGGTGTTCTGCGAGAAGCCGCTGGCGGTCACCGCCGAAGGCTGCCGCAAGATCGTCGAGGCCGAAGTGGCCCGCGGCAAACGACTGGTGCAGGTCGGTTTCATGCGTCCATACGATGAAGGCTATCGCGCGTTGAAAGCAGTGATCGACAGCGGCCAGATCGGCGAGCCGTTGATGCTGCATTGCGCTCACCGCAACCCGACCGTGGGTGAAAACTACAAGACCGACATGGCGATCACCGACACGCTGATCCATGAACTGGACGTGTTGCGCTGGTTGCTCGACGACGATTATGTGTCGGTGCAAGTGGTGTTCCCACGCAAGACCAGCAAGGCCCACGCCCATTTGAAAGACCCGCAAATCGTGCTGCTGGAAACTGCCAAGGGCACGCGCATTGATGTGGAAGTGTTCGTCAACTGCCAGTACGGCTACGACATCCAGTGCGAAGTGGTGGGGGAGACCGGCATCGCCAAACTGCCGGAACCGTCGCAGGTTCAATTGCGCAGCGGGGCGAAGCTGTCGAATGCGATTCTGATGGATTGGAAGGATCGCTTCATCGCCGCGTATGACGTCGAATTGCAGGCGTTCATCGACGGCGTGCGGGGCGGGCAGGTGGGCGGGCCGTCGGCGTGGGATGGTTTTGCAGCGGCAGTGGCGGCGGATGCCTGCATCGAAGCGCAGAACAGCGGGCAAATCGTAAAAGTCGGCCTGCCAGACCGCCCACGCTTCTACGGCTAACCCTGATCCCCTGTGGGAGCGAGCCTGCTCGCGATTGCGATCTGACAGTCACATTGGTGTTGGATGTGCTGCCGCCATCGCGAGCAGGCTCGCTCCCACAAGGGGAGTGGTGAAGGAGAATAAAAATGCGCATCGCACTAGACCCTTACATGTACCGCAGCCTGTCCCTGGGCAAGATGGTCGACAAGGTTGCCGAGCTCGGTTACGAGCACATCGAGCTGTCGCCCCGGGAAGATTTCCTGCCGTTCTACAAAGCCCCGCGGGTCGACAAGGCGCGGATCAAGGAATTTCGCAAAGCCCTGAGCGACACCGGGGTCAAACTCTCTTCCTTATTACCGATGTACCACTGGGCTGCCGCCGATGAAGGTTTGCGTGTGGCCGCCGTGCGTAACTGGAAGCGCGCGATCCAGATTGCCGTGGAGATGGACTGCGAACGGGTCAACACCGAGTTCACCGGCCAGTCGGACAACCCGCTGGTGTGCGAAAACCAGTTCATGCGCTCCATGGACGAGTTGATCCCTGAGTTCGAACGCGAAGGGGTCAAGCTCGATATTCAGGCCCATCCTTATGACTTCTGCGAGCGCAATAACGAGTCGGTCGACATCATTCGCGGTCTGGACCGGGACTGGATCAACTACCTCTACGCCGCGCCGCACACATTTTTCTATGACGACGGTGTCGGTGATATCGCCTCGATGCTCAAGTACGCCGGCTCAAAGCTGAGCCACCTGATCATCGCCGACACCTACAACCACAAGGCTTCCTCGGGCTTGCGCTACATCGTCAACCCGCCGGGCGTCACCGCCACCGTGCACCAGCATCTGGACATCGGCCAGGGTGAGGTCGACTGGGAAGCGTTTTTCGGCACCTTGCGCGAGATCAAGTTCGATGGCATCGCGACCGTCTCGGTATTCGCCTGGGAAGACCGGCCGGATGAGTCCAACCGGATGATGCTCGAACGCGTCAAAAACGAACTCTGCCGCTGACCGACTTACACAAAACCTGTGGGAGCGGGCTTGCCCGCGATGACTGCGGCACATTCAACATATCTGTGATTGTCAGACCGCTATCGCGGGCAAGCCCGCTCCCACAGGGGCCGCGTTCTATAAGGAGAGTACTTTCATGCGTATCGGACTTGTCGGTTACGGCCATGGCGGCCGGTTTTTCCATGCTCCGCTGATCAGCAGTTTGCCGGCGGCAACCTTCGTGGGCGTGGTCACCCGTTCTGCCGAGCGCCGACAACTGCTGGCGGCGGAACACCCCGGCGTGCCGGCCTTCGACAGCATCGGCCAACTGGTCGAAGCCGGGGTTGATGTGTTGGTGATCTCCACACCGCTCAAAGGGCGCCCGGCGCTGGTGCTCGACGCCATCGAACATGAGGTAGCGGTGGTCAGCGACAAGCCGTTCGCTGCTGATGCGCAACAGGCGCAAACCCTGATCACCATGGCCGAGCGCCAAGGCGTGCAACTGAGCGTCTACCAGAACCGGCGCTGGGACTCGGACTTTCTCACCGTGCGCAAACTCATCGAGTCCGGTGCGCTGGGTCAGGTCACCCGTTTCGAATCGCGGATCGAGCGCTATTCCCCGCAGTCGGTGAACAACGGCAGCGGCGGCGGTTTTCTGCGCGATCTGGGCAGCCATCTGGTGGATCAGGCGCTCTTATTGTTCGGCCCCGTCATCCGGGTTTATGCCGAACTGGATTACCTCGAAAAAGGCCAGCCCTTCGACAATGGTTTTTTTATGTCCCTGACCCATGCCAACGGCGTGATCTCGCACCTGGGCGGCAGTTGCCTGCAAAACACTCCCGGCCCGCGCTTTCGCGTGACCGGCACCCAGGGCTGCTACAGCGTCGACGGTCTGGATGGGCAGGAGGCGTCGACCCTTGCCGGGCTCACGCCGAAATCCGAAGGTGAGCGCTGGGGTGTTGAAGAGCATCGGCGCTGGGGCTGGTTCGAGCAGGGCGAGGTGCGTGAGCGGGTGCCGTCCGAGCGTGGCTGCTGGAATCAGTTCTATTTGCAGCTACAAACCGCGTTACAGAGCGGTGGCCCACTGCCGGTCGACGCCCGTGATGCACTGGCGACCACCCGCGTGCTAGACGCTGCGCGGCTCAGTTTCGAGCGGCATCAAGTGGTGGCACTGAGCCCGTTTGAGAGCCATGGAATAAAATCAGAATAAAATTCTAAAATGAGTTGATATAGAAATTATTTTCCAATAAAGTCATTTCCAGGTTGCCGACTATCAACGTCCGATCACGCTCAAGCAGGCCTTGAACGGGTGAAGGACGCACCAAAAACAAGAAACAAAAGCCAGGTACCGTCGATGAAAACCTTCAACTCTGCTTTGCATGCTTTACGTTCCGCGCTGCACCTCTCTCGCGACCTGCCTCGCGTCTCGTTTCAATCCTTCTTTCGCTTGCTTTGCGTCGAACGCAACAGCGCCCTGGTCTGCTGTATTCCGGGTGCACCGATTGTCCGCTTGCCCACTCACTGAAATCGTCACGCCTTATCCATAAAACCAACAAGAATGTGGAGAAAGACTTTTCATGAAGACCAAGATCCGTTTCGCCTCGCTGGCCTTGCCCCTGATGTTCGCCAGCGGCGCCGCACTCGCTGACATGAAGATCGGCGTCAGCATGTCGCAGTTCGATGACACCTGGCTGACTTACCTGCGCGAATCCATGGACACCAAGGCCAAGTCCTATCCCGATGGCGTCAAGCTGCAGTTCGAAGACGCCCGCAGCGACGTGGTCAGGCAGTTGAGCCAGGTAGAAAGCTTCATCAGTCAGAAGGTCGACGCCATTGTGGTCAACCCGGTGGATACCGCCGCCACCAAAAAAATCACTGAAGCAGCGGTCAAGGCCGGTATTCCCCTGGTGTACGTCAATCGTCGTCCCGATGACATGAACCTGCCCAAAGGCGTGGTCACTGTTGCTTCCAACGATCTGGAGGCCGGCCAGATGCAGATGCAGTACCTGGCCGACAAAATGGGCGGCAAGGGCGACATCGTGATTCTGCTCGGTGACTTGGCCAACAACTCCACCACCAACCGCACCAAGGGCGTAAAAGAGGTGCTGACCAAATACCCGAACATCAAGATCGAGCAAGAGCAGTCCGGCATCTGGTCGCGGGACAAGGGCATGACCCTGGTCAACGACTGGCTGACCCAGGGCCGCAAGTTCGACGCGGTGGTCTCTAACAACGACGAGATGGCAATTGGCGCGGCAATGGCCCTGCAACAGGCTGGCGTTGCCAAAGGCAGTGTGCTGATCGCCGGTGTCGACGGTACGCCCGACGGTTTGAACGCGGTGAAGAAGGGCTCTCTGCTGGTCTCGGTGTTCCAGGATGCCAAGGGTCAGGCGGACGGTTCGATCGACACGGCGGTGAAAATGGCCAGGAACGAACCGGTTGAACAGGCCGTGTGGGTGCCGTATCGCCTGATCACGCTGCAAAACGTCGACACCTTCAAATAGCCCGTCCGTTCGATAACAACAATAAGCACGCAAGGTTGCGACGCGACCTTGCTGATGGAGGACCTGATCATGTTCGCTTCAGCGACTGTTTCGAGCACCCCGTTAGTGGGTATCCAGCCAACTGCAACACCTGTCGATGAGCCGTACCTGCTGGAGATCATCAACGTCAGCAAGGGTTTTCCCGGTGTGGTGGCCTTGTCCGACGTGCAGCTTCGGGTGCGTCCCGGTTCCGTGCTGGCGCTGATGGGCGAGAACGGCGCCGGCAAATCCACCCTGATGAAAATCATTGCCGGCATCTACCAGCCGGACGCCGGCGAATTGCGCCTGCGGGGCAAGCCGGTGGTCTTTGAAACACCGCTGGCTGCGCTCCAGGCCGGGATCGCGATGATCCACCAGGAACTCAACCTGATGCCGCACATGAGCATCGCCGAGAACATCTGGATCGGCCGCGAACAGCTCAACGGCCTGCACATGATCGACCATCGCGAAATGCACCGTTGCACCGCCAAGCTGCTGGAGCGTCTGCGGATTAATCTCGACCCGGAAGAGCAGGTGGGCAACCTGAGCATCGCCGAACGGCAGATGGTCGAGATCGCCAAGGCTGTGTCCTATGATTCCGACGTCCTGATCATGGACGAGCCGACCTCGGCCATCACCGATAAAGAAGTCGCGCATCTGTTCTCGATCATTGCCGACCTCAAGAGCCAGGGCAAAGGCATCATCTACATCACCCACAAAATGAACGAAGTGTTCAGCATTGCCGATGAAGTGGCGGTGTTCCGTGATGGCGCCTACATCGGCTTGCAGCGGGCCGACAGCATGGACGGTGACAGCCTGATTTCGATGATGGTCGGCCGCGAGCTGAGCCAGTTGTTCCCGGTACGCGAGAAGCCGATCGGCGATCTGTTGCTGTCTGTGCGCGACCTAAAACTGGACGGCATTTTCAAGGATGTTTCCTTCGATCTGCATGCCGGCGAGATCCTTGGCATCGCCGGGTTGATGGGCTCGGGAAGGACCAACGTTGCCGAAGCGATTTTCGGCATCACCCCAAGCGACGGCGGTGAAATCCGCCTTGACGGCGAAGTGGTGCGCATCAGTGATCCGCACATGGCGATCGAGAAGGGCTTCGCGCTGTTGACCGAAGATCGCAAGCTCAGCGGCCTTTTCCCGTGCCTGTCGGTGCTGGAGAACATGGAAATGGCAGTCTTGCCCCATTACGTCGGCAACGGCTTCATCCAGCAGAAAGCCCTGCGGGCATTGTGTGAAGACATGTGCAAGAAGCTGCGGGTGAAAACGCCGTCGCTGGAGCAATGCATCGATACGCTGTCCGGCGGTAATCAGCAGAAGGCCTTGCTGGCGCGCTGGCTGATGACCAATCCGCGCATCCTGATTCTCGACGAGCCGACCCGGGGTATCGATGTTGGTGCCAAGGCCGAGATCTACCGGCTTATTTCCTACCTCGCCAGCGAAGGCATGGCGGTGATCATGATTTCCTCGGAACTGCCGGAAGTGCTGGGCATGAGCGACCGGGTCATGGTCATGCACGAGGGCGACCTGATGGGCACGCTCGACCGCAGCGAAGCGACCCAGGAACGAGTGATGCAACTGGCCTCGGGCATGTCCGCGGTTCACTAATGGATGCTGGCGGTGGCCATGGCTGCCGTCGCGACGCAATAGAAGGGTGAGTGGTTATGAACGCAATACTGGAGAACAAGCCCGCAGTGGCACCGGTCAAGAGTCGCCGGCGCTTTCCGACCGAGTTGAGTATTTTCCTGGTGTTGATCGGCATTGGCCTGGTCTTCGAAATGTTCGGCTGGATCGTGCGGGACCAGAGCTTCCTGATGAACTCTCAGCGACTGGTGCTGATGATCCTGCAAGTGTCGATCATCGGACTGCTGGCGATCGGGGTGACCCAGGTCATCATCACCACCGGTATCGACCTGTCTTCCGGCTCGGTGCTGGCGCTGTCGGCGATGATTGCCGCCAGCCTGGCCCAGACCTCGGACTTTGCCCGGGCGGTGTTTCCGTCCCTGACTGACCTGCCGGTGTGGATTCCAGTGATCGTCGGGCTTGGGGTGGGATTGCTGGCGGGGGCGATCAACGGCAGCATCATTGCGATCACCGGGATTCCACCGTTCATTGCCACTCTTGGCATGATGGTCTCGGCCCGCGGCCTGGCGCGCTACTACACCGAAGGTCAGCCGGTGAGCATGCTCTCGGATTCCTACACGGCCATCGGACACGGCGCGATGCCGGTGATCATCTTTCTGGTGGTAGCGGTGATCTTTCACATCGCCCTGCGCTACACCAAGTACGGCAAGTACACCTACGCCATCGGCGGCAATATGCAGGCGGCGCGCACCTCCGGGATCAACGTCAAGCGGCATTTGGTGATCGTCTACAGCATTGCCGGTTTGCTTGCAGGCCTCGCCGGGGTGGTGGCGTCGGCGCGGGCCGCGACCGGGCAGGCCGGGATGGGCATGTCTTATGAACTGGATGCGATTGCCGCAGCAGTGATCGGCGGCACCAGCCTGGCCGGTGGCGTAGGGCGGATCACCGGCACCGTGATTGGCGCGTTGATCCTCGGGGTCATGGCCAGCGGCTTTACCTTTGTCGGTGTTGATGCTTATATTCAAGACATCATCAAAGGGCTGATTATTGTAGTGGCGGTGGTCATCGACCAGTACCGCAACAAGCGCAAACTCAAGCGCTGAAGCCGGACTAAACGCGAAAATGCGCCACGCCTGACCCGCGTGGCGCAGCCGTTTGTCTTCTATATACAGCCGCTCGACTGAATTTCTTGCTATAAACGCACTCCGATAAGCGGCTCAAAGCCTGCCGTAGCGCACTTTCAGGGCTTTGTCGGACAGATTTGCTGTCTTTTCAGTTGCTGAGGCCTCAAGTCGGCCTTAGACTGCCGCCCCTCGTAAATTGAGTGCCGGGTGGCGCTTGGAATAAACGGCGCCTTTCCAATGACCGCTTCAGGTTCAACGGATCGCTCCCTAATTCGCCTTAATGCACGTTTTTTTATAGAGATATCAATGACAAAGGACAAGTTGCTGGCCATGCCGGCGGATGACTACATGAATGCCGAGCAACATGCTTTTTTCTCCGAGCTGTTGCAGAACATGAAAGTCGAAACCCATGAGCGCATCGAACAGAATCGCATCGCCATCGAGAGCCTGGACACCCCGGCCGATCCGGCTGACGCGGCTTCCGTCGAAGAAGAGCGCACCTGGCTGGTGAACGCGATCGATCGCGACCAGCGCATGCTGCCTCAATTGGAACAGGCCCTGGAACGTATCAAGGAAGACAGCTTTGGCTGGTGCGACGACAGCGGCGAGGCCATCGGCCTGAAGCGCCTGCTGATCAGCCCGACCACCAAGTACTGCATCGAAGCTCAAGAGCGTCACGAGCAGATCGACAAGCACCAGCGTCAGGCCTGATTCAGTAGCGCCCCCATCGCGGGCAAGCCCGCTCCCACAGGTTCAACACGGACCTTGTGGGAGCGGGCTTGCCCGCGATGCTTTTCGACGTCTGTGAAAACACCCGCGCACTTCTATTGATCTGCTTCAACCCCCCCCCACTACTAACGGACCATAGATAATGGCTTTGTAGTGGCGTTTAATGCGATCACAACAACTAGAAGACGCGTGGGGTGACGAAGATGACGAGGGACGGATCTCTGGTTGAGGCAATGCCTGCACCAGTACTTTTGCCGAAAAACCTTTGGCTGACGCCGACCCTGCAAAGCATCGCGCTGATGCTATTGCTGTGCGGCATGGCATTGGCTGGCTGGTCGCTTTACCTTGGCCTGCCGTTGGCCGTGCTGATTATCTGGCTGCCGCGTCTGCGCTCGCGCACTCTCCCTGAGACAACCGCTGCGGACAGCACCAGCGCCATCGCCGGATTGACTCGCGATCTCTCTTACACCACCAGTCATAACGCTTTGTCAGCCGCCGGCGTGGCCTATTCGGTCAAGCAACTGGCAGACAAACTGCAATCGCAACTCAACGCCGCGGCGCAGATTGTCAGCAGCGCTGAAGTGATGATCGCCACCGAGCACGCAACATCGAAACTCAGTCGGGAAGCCTTGAGCGCAGCCAGTGAAGCCCATCAGAGCAGCGCAGCAGGGCGTACGGAACTGGTTGAGTCCATTGCGCGCATGCATCAACTCAGTCAGCGCGCCAGCAGCAGCCGCGAGTTGATCGAAGCCCTGAGCCTGCGCAGCGACGATATCCAGCGGGTCACGCTGGTGATCCAGTCCATCGCCAGCCAGACCAATCTGTTGGCGCTGAACGCGGCCATCGAAGCGGCGCGGGCCGGTGAGCACGGTCGCGGCTTTGCGGTGGTGGCCGATGAGGTGCGAGGGCTGGCCGCGCGCACGGCAACGGCGACCGGTGAAGTCGGGGAGATGGTCGCCGACATTCAACAACGCACGGCGCAAGTGGTGGAACAGATTCGCCAACTGGCGAGCGATCTCAATACCGGTGTTGCGCAAGTCGAGCACACCGGACAGCACCTGGAAAACATCGCGCGCCTGGCCGCTGGCGTCGAAAGGCAGGTCGGGGAAATCGCTCAAGGCGCGGACACCAACCGCGAACAACTCGACAGTCTGTTCCACGCCATCGAACAGATGCGCAGCGATTTGGCGATCAGCGACCAGCAGACTCAGCGGCTCGCCCAGGCAGCGGTGCAGATGGAAGGGCAGGCCGAAACCATCAGCGAACGCCTGGCCGCAGTCGGACTGGATGACTATCACCAGCGGATTTACGACCTGGCCCGCGAAGGTGCGAGTCAGATCGCGGCACGCTTCGAAGCGGATATCGATCAGGGCCGGATCAGCCTCGATGACCTGTTTGATCGCAATTACCAGGCGATCCCCAACACCAGCCCGGCCAAATACCAGACCCGTTTCGACCGCTACACCGATCAGGTATTGCCGGCGATTCAGGAACCGTTGCTGTCGCGCCATGAAGGCCTGGTGTTCGCCATCGCCTGCACGCAGCAGGGTTATGTGCCGACCCATAACACCGTGTTCAGCAAACCGCTGACCGGTGATGTGCAGGTCGATACTCTGCAAAACCGCACCAAGCGCAAATTCGCCGACCGCACCGGGATCCGCTGCGGCAGCCATCAACAGGCCGTGTTGTTGCAGACTTACACCCGCGACACCGGTGAACTGATGCACGACCTGTCGGTGCCGATCATGCTCAAGGGCCGGCATTGGGGTGGGTTGCGCCTGGGTTACAAACCGGAAAGTCCTCGCTGAGAGCTCAATGCCCGATAGCCTGCATTGAACACAGGCTAGTGGATCTGGTGCATGCGCAGGTTCAGGTCGTCGACCACATGCGCCCAATCGGCGTCTTCACGCAGTTGTTCTTTGAGGAAGCCGGCTTGTTGCGGGGTCCAGAACTCGGCATCGATGAGTTTCTTGTCATCGGGCAAGGGTGAATATCGGGCAATGAAATCGTCGATGGCCTTTTCGCTGGAGTCCAGGCCGAGTTGGTCGAACAAGCCTTTCAAATCATGTGTGGGTGAATCCATCTTCATCTCCTTGCAGATAATCCGTCGCGCCAAGAGTTCGATAGGGGTTTAGCAGCTTTTTCCGGATTCGCCACCGGTGATGGCAATGAGCAATTGCCTGTCGCTGTTCCAGCGATTACGATGCCTCGCATTTTTGGCGTCACCAAGCCGCCATTCAAAGAGTCCGGACATGGATGTCGTCGTTCCAGGTTCAGCGCCTTGCGGTGCTGATCTGCCTCCGTTGCGTGATCTCTTTCGAACCGATCCTCCCTCGATCCCGCATGAAAAGGATGTATGCAGTGAAGCGTCTTGTTTATCTGATGGCCATTGCACTTGGCCTGTCGTTGACCGGTTGTGTGTCTTTCACTCCGTTGGGTCCCATTGGCGAGCCCTTGAAGCCCGCGTCTTCCACCCTCGATCGTAGCGCCGAGATCAGTGACGTGGTGATCTCCGCCCCCGAGCTGGACGACAAGGTGCGTGTCGCCGGCAGCCGACAACTGACCGAGCAGGTCAGCGCCTATGTCGATAAAAGCGACTACTTCAAGCGAATCGTGGTGTTC
The Pseudomonas lini DNA segment above includes these coding regions:
- a CDS encoding sugar phosphate isomerase/epimerase family protein, which produces MRIALDPYMYRSLSLGKMVDKVAELGYEHIELSPREDFLPFYKAPRVDKARIKEFRKALSDTGVKLSSLLPMYHWAAADEGLRVAAVRNWKRAIQIAVEMDCERVNTEFTGQSDNPLVCENQFMRSMDELIPEFEREGVKLDIQAHPYDFCERNNESVDIIRGLDRDWINYLYAAPHTFFYDDGVGDIASMLKYAGSKLSHLIIADTYNHKASSGLRYIVNPPGVTATVHQHLDIGQGEVDWEAFFGTLREIKFDGIATVSVFAWEDRPDESNRMMLERVKNELCR
- a CDS encoding sugar ABC transporter ATP-binding protein; translated protein: MFASATVSSTPLVGIQPTATPVDEPYLLEIINVSKGFPGVVALSDVQLRVRPGSVLALMGENGAGKSTLMKIIAGIYQPDAGELRLRGKPVVFETPLAALQAGIAMIHQELNLMPHMSIAENIWIGREQLNGLHMIDHREMHRCTAKLLERLRINLDPEEQVGNLSIAERQMVEIAKAVSYDSDVLIMDEPTSAITDKEVAHLFSIIADLKSQGKGIIYITHKMNEVFSIADEVAVFRDGAYIGLQRADSMDGDSLISMMVGRELSQLFPVREKPIGDLLLSVRDLKLDGIFKDVSFDLHAGEILGIAGLMGSGRTNVAEAIFGITPSDGGEIRLDGEVVRISDPHMAIEKGFALLTEDRKLSGLFPCLSVLENMEMAVLPHYVGNGFIQQKALRALCEDMCKKLRVKTPSLEQCIDTLSGGNQQKALLARWLMTNPRILILDEPTRGIDVGAKAEIYRLISYLASEGMAVIMISSELPEVLGMSDRVMVMHEGDLMGTLDRSEATQERVMQLASGMSAVH
- a CDS encoding ABC transporter permease produces the protein MNAILENKPAVAPVKSRRRFPTELSIFLVLIGIGLVFEMFGWIVRDQSFLMNSQRLVLMILQVSIIGLLAIGVTQVIITTGIDLSSGSVLALSAMIAASLAQTSDFARAVFPSLTDLPVWIPVIVGLGVGLLAGAINGSIIAITGIPPFIATLGMMVSARGLARYYTEGQPVSMLSDSYTAIGHGAMPVIIFLVVAVIFHIALRYTKYGKYTYAIGGNMQAARTSGINVKRHLVIVYSIAGLLAGLAGVVASARAATGQAGMGMSYELDAIAAAVIGGTSLAGGVGRITGTVIGALILGVMASGFTFVGVDAYIQDIIKGLIIVVAVVIDQYRNKRKLKR
- a CDS encoding Gfo/Idh/MocA family protein, producing MSLLSNSLRIGVIGTGAIGQDHIRRCSQTLLNSQVVAVTDINLQQAAKVVSDLKLTAEVYPDGHALIKAPEVEAILVTSWGPSHEEFVLAAIAIGKPVFCEKPLAVTAEGCRKIVEAEVARGKRLVQVGFMRPYDEGYRALKAVIDSGQIGEPLMLHCAHRNPTVGENYKTDMAITDTLIHELDVLRWLLDDDYVSVQVVFPRKTSKAHAHLKDPQIVLLETAKGTRIDVEVFVNCQYGYDIQCEVVGETGIAKLPEPSQVQLRSGAKLSNAILMDWKDRFIAAYDVELQAFIDGVRGGQVGGPSAWDGFAAAVAADACIEAQNSGQIVKVGLPDRPRFYG
- a CDS encoding TraR/DksA family transcriptional regulator, with the protein product MTKDKLLAMPADDYMNAEQHAFFSELLQNMKVETHERIEQNRIAIESLDTPADPADAASVEEERTWLVNAIDRDQRMLPQLEQALERIKEDSFGWCDDSGEAIGLKRLLISPTTKYCIEAQERHEQIDKHQRQA
- a CDS encoding Gfo/Idh/MocA family oxidoreductase, whose protein sequence is MRIGLVGYGHGGRFFHAPLISSLPAATFVGVVTRSAERRQLLAAEHPGVPAFDSIGQLVEAGVDVLVISTPLKGRPALVLDAIEHEVAVVSDKPFAADAQQAQTLITMAERQGVQLSVYQNRRWDSDFLTVRKLIESGALGQVTRFESRIERYSPQSVNNGSGGGFLRDLGSHLVDQALLLFGPVIRVYAELDYLEKGQPFDNGFFMSLTHANGVISHLGGSCLQNTPGPRFRVTGTQGCYSVDGLDGQEASTLAGLTPKSEGERWGVEEHRRWGWFEQGEVRERVPSERGCWNQFYLQLQTALQSGGPLPVDARDALATTRVLDAARLSFERHQVVALSPFESHGIKSE
- a CDS encoding methyl-accepting chemotaxis protein, whose amino-acid sequence is MTRDGSLVEAMPAPVLLPKNLWLTPTLQSIALMLLLCGMALAGWSLYLGLPLAVLIIWLPRLRSRTLPETTAADSTSAIAGLTRDLSYTTSHNALSAAGVAYSVKQLADKLQSQLNAAAQIVSSAEVMIATEHATSKLSREALSAASEAHQSSAAGRTELVESIARMHQLSQRASSSRELIEALSLRSDDIQRVTLVIQSIASQTNLLALNAAIEAARAGEHGRGFAVVADEVRGLAARTATATGEVGEMVADIQQRTAQVVEQIRQLASDLNTGVAQVEHTGQHLENIARLAAGVERQVGEIAQGADTNREQLDSLFHAIEQMRSDLAISDQQTQRLAQAAVQMEGQAETISERLAAVGLDDYHQRIYDLAREGASQIAARFEADIDQGRISLDDLFDRNYQAIPNTSPAKYQTRFDRYTDQVLPAIQEPLLSRHEGLVFAIACTQQGYVPTHNTVFSKPLTGDVQVDTLQNRTKRKFADRTGIRCGSHQQAVLLQTYTRDTGELMHDLSVPIMLKGRHWGGLRLGYKPESPR
- a CDS encoding DUF2789 domain-containing protein, which gives rise to MDSPTHDLKGLFDQLGLDSSEKAIDDFIARYSPLPDDKKLIDAEFWTPQQAGFLKEQLREDADWAHVVDDLNLRMHQIH
- a CDS encoding sugar ABC transporter substrate-binding protein; amino-acid sequence: MKTKIRFASLALPLMFASGAALADMKIGVSMSQFDDTWLTYLRESMDTKAKSYPDGVKLQFEDARSDVVRQLSQVESFISQKVDAIVVNPVDTAATKKITEAAVKAGIPLVYVNRRPDDMNLPKGVVTVASNDLEAGQMQMQYLADKMGGKGDIVILLGDLANNSTTNRTKGVKEVLTKYPNIKIEQEQSGIWSRDKGMTLVNDWLTQGRKFDAVVSNNDEMAIGAAMALQQAGVAKGSVLIAGVDGTPDGLNAVKKGSLLVSVFQDAKGQADGSIDTAVKMARNEPVEQAVWVPYRLITLQNVDTFK